One window of Methanobacterium alkalithermotolerans genomic DNA carries:
- a CDS encoding class I SAM-dependent methyltransferase: MKCKICENNLKNKVFLVKEMMFGFNEDFKYMECSKCGCLELINPPDDFSRYYNFDDYYSFKDDGRLKRLLKKKWVEYVLFKNSSIGRLLSLKFQKSFFDILALQNIDKKTRILDIGSGSGDLIIALNDMGFEKALGIDPYVKNESGCIKKNNIHQISNSEEFDLILFDHSFEHLIDHSSILKKVHDLLSPGGTCIIAMPIKNDYIWDIYGVNWVQIDAPRHILLHTRQSFDILLKKSNLKFQDIVYDSDEFFFYGSEQYKRGIALMDDESYLINPKKSIFTKKEIREFKKKAQQLNNKNLGDQCVFILNKKK, encoded by the coding sequence ATGAAATGTAAAATATGTGAAAATAATCTAAAAAACAAAGTTTTTTTAGTTAAAGAAATGATGTTCGGTTTTAATGAAGATTTTAAGTATATGGAATGCTCTAAATGCGGATGCCTGGAATTAATAAATCCTCCTGATGATTTCAGTAGATATTATAACTTTGATGATTATTATTCCTTCAAAGACGACGGAAGGTTAAAGCGGCTGCTCAAAAAAAAGTGGGTGGAGTATGTCTTATTTAAAAATAGTTCAATAGGCAGATTACTTAGTTTAAAATTTCAAAAAAGTTTTTTTGATATTCTGGCACTTCAAAATATTGATAAAAAAACTAGAATTCTGGATATTGGAAGTGGAAGCGGTGACCTGATAATAGCATTAAATGATATGGGTTTTGAAAAGGCATTAGGTATAGATCCTTATGTAAAAAATGAATCAGGTTGTATAAAAAAAAATAATATACACCAGATTAGTAACTCGGAAGAATTTGATCTAATACTATTTGATCACTCCTTTGAACATTTAATAGATCACTCCAGCATACTAAAAAAGGTGCATGATCTATTATCTCCTGGTGGAACATGTATAATAGCCATGCCCATTAAAAATGATTATATCTGGGATATTTATGGTGTAAACTGGGTTCAGATTGATGCTCCACGCCATATTCTGCTGCATACCCGGCAGAGTTTTGATATCCTCCTTAAGAAAAGTAACCTTAAATTTCAGGATATAGTATATGATTCAGATGAGTTCTTTTTTTATGGAAGTGAGCAATATAAAAGAGGTATAGCCCTTATGGATGATGAATCTTATTTAATAAATCCCAAAAAAAGTATTTTCACCAAAAAAGAAATCAGGGAGTTTAAAAAGAAAGCACAACAATTGAATAATAAAAATTTAGGAGACCAGTGCGTTTTCATT